A genomic region of Candidatus Binataceae bacterium contains the following coding sequences:
- the smpB gene encoding SsrA-binding protein SmpB, giving the protein MARQESTRASDDGYELIADNRKARHDFFIEEVLECGMALTGTEVKSLRAHKVNLRDSYARIKNGEAFLFGVHIGAYAPAGQFSHNEVRPRKLLMHRREIDRWWGHAREQGYTIVPLKIYFRQGRAKVELGLAKGKKLYDKREAIKRKSARREVERELRHRNR; this is encoded by the coding sequence ATGGCCCGCCAGGAAAGCACCAGAGCGTCCGACGACGGTTACGAACTGATCGCCGACAATCGCAAGGCCCGCCACGATTTCTTCATCGAGGAGGTGCTGGAATGCGGGATGGCCCTGACCGGGACCGAGGTCAAATCGCTGCGCGCGCACAAGGTTAACCTGCGCGACAGCTATGCGCGGATCAAAAACGGCGAGGCCTTCCTGTTTGGCGTGCACATCGGCGCCTACGCGCCGGCCGGCCAGTTCAGCCACAACGAAGTCCGCCCGCGCAAGCTGCTGATGCATCGGCGGGAGATCGACCGCTGGTGGGGACATGCCCGCGAGCAAGGCTACACGATCGTTCCGCTGAAAATTTACTTCCGCCAAGGCCGTGCCAAGGTCGAACTCGGCCTGGCCAAGGGCAAGAAGCTCTACGACAAGCGCGAGGCGATCAAACGCAAGAGCGCGCGGCGCGAAGTCGAACGCGAATTGCGCCATCGCAACCGCTAG